One window of Homalodisca vitripennis isolate AUS2020 unplaced genomic scaffold, UT_GWSS_2.1 ScUCBcl_2518;HRSCAF=7376, whole genome shotgun sequence genomic DNA carries:
- the LOC124372138 gene encoding uncharacterized protein LOC124372138, with protein MKEQIQDMQQYSRLQNLEISGVPVSPNENVFAVLQAIAAAINTPWRRDDVSAAHRLGSPRGRQARPPNIVVRFVSRTVRAEWLQAAKSKRNLDAVHISSAYSPSSVYINEHLTSYTKALLNQAKTMVKDRQLAFAWIKEGRVLVKNTAGRTGQEGEELRGPGCCGSWSPRGR; from the coding sequence ATGAAGGAACAGATTCAGGACATGCAGCAGTACAGTCGGTTGCAGAATCTTGAAATATCCGGCGTTCCAGTGTCACCAAATGAAAATGTGTTCGCAGTTTTGCAAGCTATTGCAGCAGCAATTAATACTCCATGGCGACGCGACGACGTATCTGCAGCACACCGCTTGGGATCCCCACGAGGTCGTCAGGCCCGTCCACCAAACATAGTCGTACGCTTTGTGAGTCGAACAGTTCGCGCCGAATGGCTTCAGGCCGCCAAGTCAAAAAGGAACCTTGATGCAGTTCACATCAGTTCGGCGTACAGTCCGTCATCTGTCTATATCAATGAACACTTAACCAGCTATACGAAGGCTCTGCTCAACCAAGCCAAGACCATGGTCAAGGATCGTCAGCTGGCGTTTGCCTGGATCAAAGAGGGTCGAGTACTTGTGAAGAATACAGCGGGACGAACGGGCCAGGAGGGTGAGGAGCTTCGAGGACCTGGGTGTTGTGGATCGTGGTCGCCGCGGGGGAGGTGA